A stretch of DNA from Methanolinea mesophila:
ATCAGGACCGAATGGATCCTTCTCTGGTAGTCCAGCTGGTCCTCATCCTGGTAGCGGGGGGGGAGGTAGGGCTCCAGTGCCCCGAATCTCGCGCGATGAAATCTTCCCGAATAGACATGATATCCCGAAACAGCCGCATGGAACTGTTTTGCAATCTCCACCCCGATCGTTTCGGAAGCATGAGAGCACGGGGATTTGTCCACTGCGATCGCGATATCACTGTACATATAACACCGGATAAAGATGGATTCGCCGGAATTCCCTGGCGTTAGTTCATTCTGGTAATAATGAGTGTTCTGTAATAAAAGCTCTGCTCCTACATTCCCCGGCAAGGCTGCGATTCAGGAACAGGACTAATTTTAATACACTTCCCGGGAAGAGTGAGGGATACCATGCCGGGCGCGAGGCGAAGTAAGGGGCTGAGTATCGCCGCTGCAATAGCATTTGCTGTGGGAAACATGGTCGGTGCGGGGGTGTTCGTGCTAAGTGGCCTCGTCGTAGGGGTCGCGGGGCCCTCGGCGATCCTCTCATACCTTTTTTGCGGAATAATCGTAGCCTTTTCAGGCATTTCCTATGCAGCCCTGGCATCGATATTCCCCGAAGACGGCGGGGGATATTTGTTCGCACGGAGGATGCTCGGAGCATTCCCCGGATTCATCGCCGGGTGGGCGATGTACATCAGTCTCACCATCGCATCCGCCTTTGTCCTGCTGGGCTTTGGCATTTATTTCAACCTGCTCCTGGGGACGTCAGTCGACCCCAGGCTCTTCGCTCTCGGCGGCATCGTGGTCCTCGCGGGCCTGAACCTCCGCGGCTTGTCGGAAGCCGGAAAATTCGAGATAGGTCTTGTGGCCTCGAAGATCGCCATCCTGTCCGGGCTCATCGCAGTGGGACTCTTTCACATCACTCGCACGGATTTCGTGCCCTTCTTCGATTCGGGAATAGGAGGGATGATTCAGGGGATGACCATGGTTTTTTTTGCCTATATCGGGTTCCAGGTCGTTGCCCTCATGGGGGGAGAGGTGAAGGAATCCTCCCGGAACGTCCCTCTGGCCACGCTAATCTCGATCGGCATCGTCGCGATCATTTACATAGGGGTAATCGTGGCCCTTCTTTCTGCACATCTACCCTCTTACGGCAGCCAGAGCGTGTTCGATGCGTCGGTCGTGCTCTTTGGGGGGGCCGGTGCAGCAGTGGTCGCGCTTGGTGCGGTGTTCTCCACGCTTTCGTCCGCGAACGCAAACGTTATAGGGGCATCCAGAATCATCATGGAAATGGCAAGCGAACGGCAGGTCCCCGGAAGGTTTGCACGTCTTTCCGCCGGGGGGCAGCCGGCGAATTCCATTATTATCGGCGCGATCCTGGCAACTGCCCTGATCCTGTATGGAAACCTCAATTTCGTGGTGGACCTGACAAACGTAACCACCCTGGTGACCATGGCCCTGGTGAATATCAGTGCGTTCCTGCTGGTTCGCAGGGAAAATCTTGTACCACCTGAAAGGACATACTTCAGGATACCCCTGGGAGTAGTCATCCCTGCTGCAGGTGCGATCTCCTGTGTCCTGTTTATGGTGACGCTCGCCCCACTCACCATACTGGTGGGGTTCATCGTTCTTTTCGCAGGTTCTGCGATATATCTGATGGAGGATACACCCCGGGGAGAGAGGATCGTGAGAGAGATACGGGACCGGCTGGGAAGGCGGGACGGGTCGGAACTGCCACAAAAATCTCCCTGATAATTGCCAACGGGTGACACCCCCGGTTCGGAAAACATTCCGGGCGGTAATTATATCGTCATTTAATTTATCTATACCTCGTAAACGTGGATTCATGGGAGGCGTTGAAGGGTCATGAAACAGATATACGGCTATCTCATCGCATTGGCCATATTCCTTATAATACTCGTGTTCTTTATCGTTCCCCAGCAGGGGGGACTGATATCGTCCACTCAGTTGAATGCCGATGCGCTGGGGCAGGTACCTTCGCAATACAACGAGACATTGCCTATCCAGGAGGTGGATATTTCAAGTTCCGGACGGTCAATCTTCATCGCGTTCGTGATGCTTGCCCACGTCCTGTTTGCCAACCTTCACCTGGGAGGGGCCTGGGTGGCTGCCGGGACCGAATCGATCTACCTTAAAACCAAAAAAACCAGATATAAACGACTGGCGCGTTCGATTACGCTGTTCAACGTAATCCTCTTCTCTGCGGGAGCGACCTTCGCCGTCGGAGGGGTCTTATTCTTCATCTCGCTCTTTCCCACGTTCGCCTCGGAGGCATTCCACATCTACTGGTGGCCACTGCTCGCGGAGGCCATCACCTTCGGGCTGGAAATTTTTTTCCTTTATACCTACTGGTTCGCGTGGGATAAGATAAGCAACAAATGGCACCAGTTCCTTGGTTACGCATATGCGGTAGACGTATTCGCCCAGACCCTTCTGATCAACACGCTTGCGTCCGGGATGCTCACCCCCGGCGGGACCGCCATCGACTGGAACACCTCCGCGGGTCTTTTTACCATGCCCTTAAGTGTTCTCTCCGGCTGGTGGTTCAATGCCACGACCTGGATATTACAGTTCCATCGGCTTGCGGCGGCGGTGTCATACTTCGGGTTCCTGCTCGCGATGCTCGCGATGTTCCATTACCTTGACCGGAAGGACAAACCATCAAAGACCTATTGGGATCTTGTGGGGTCATACGGGCTCAGTTTCGGATTGCTGGGATTGATCTTCCAGCCATTGCTCGGGTTGATCTACATGAGCACGATCTTTCACGCGCAGCCCGGTGCCTTCGCAAGCATCATGCTTGCAAATCGTGCGTGGGAGATGGTCCTGATGGTGGGACTGCTCTCGTTCCTCTTTATCGCGTCGATCCTCTACCTCTACGACCGAAAGGAACGGATACTCACCGAAGTCGGCAACGAGCGCCTTCACCGGTTGTTCAAGCTCTTCATCGTGATCGCGTCCGTGGCCGGGTTTATCCTCGTCCAGCCCTATACCATGGATTTCGGGGTGAATCCTCTGGGATACATGAGCTACAAGCTCGTAGCGCTCTTCGTCCTCATCGTAATCGGGGCAATCGTCCTGGTTATTGACCTGGTGATGCTTCGGGAACCTACCAAAATGGAATGGGGCAACCTCTCGTCGGTTTCACGCAGCTATGCACTGATTGCCGGCGTCCTGGGCATGTGGATCGTGATTGTCATGGGCTTTGTCCGCGAATCGGCACGGTCTCCATGGACGATATATGGGATTGTCCCGGTCCCGGGAGGGCAGGCATACCCTACCCCAATCCCCGTGGCGCAGATATTCGGGGTCTGGTTCATCATCACCGTGATGACCATCGCCATATTCTGGTTCACCTCGAGGGTCACCGCCGAACATCCTGAAGAAGCGGAGAAGATCTAGGAGGAAATGGTTATGGAAGTGAAGAAAGGAGAAGAAGAGATCAAGGAGATCGTCAAGGAGATGCCCCGTTGGGAGAAGATCACCTGGGCCCTTCTGGTCGTGTACCTGATCATCGTGTTCGCGGTGTACTGGTACCTGGGATGGCGGGTCCTCCCGTTCCCTCTCTAATCCCGGAATTTTTTTTGATCCCGGAAGTCATTGAACAGGGAATGGTCTACTCAGGGAGGGTTTCTTTAAGGCGGGCTTTAAGCTAATATAGAGGGGTTTGAGCCCATCTGGAAGGAGCGCTTAATTTTTTGGAAATAATCCCGGGGAGAGCTGGAAAATTTTCAGGGAGGGGGTACATTCCGCCCAAAAACCCCCCTCCATCCCCTGCAACATTCCTGAATTATTCTACTCTCATGGGGTATACCCCCGGACTGCAGGTGTCCGGAAGGTCTACCTCGTTCAGGCGGTTCGAGAGGTCATTGAGGTCGGTCATGATGATCGAACCTGAAGAGACCGTATAAAGCACGTTCCCGATATACAACGACCTCTTCACCGTATCAGGGGAATACCAGTAGGAATATGCATCTG
This window harbors:
- a CDS encoding APC family permease; this encodes MPGARRSKGLSIAAAIAFAVGNMVGAGVFVLSGLVVGVAGPSAILSYLFCGIIVAFSGISYAALASIFPEDGGGYLFARRMLGAFPGFIAGWAMYISLTIASAFVLLGFGIYFNLLLGTSVDPRLFALGGIVVLAGLNLRGLSEAGKFEIGLVASKIAILSGLIAVGLFHITRTDFVPFFDSGIGGMIQGMTMVFFAYIGFQVVALMGGEVKESSRNVPLATLISIGIVAIIYIGVIVALLSAHLPSYGSQSVFDASVVLFGGAGAAVVALGAVFSTLSSANANVIGASRIIMEMASERQVPGRFARLSAGGQPANSIIIGAILATALILYGNLNFVVDLTNVTTLVTMALVNISAFLLVRRENLVPPERTYFRIPLGVVIPAAGAISCVLFMVTLAPLTILVGFIVLFAGSAIYLMEDTPRGERIVREIRDRLGRRDGSELPQKSP
- a CDS encoding cytochrome ubiquinol oxidase subunit I gives rise to the protein MKQIYGYLIALAIFLIILVFFIVPQQGGLISSTQLNADALGQVPSQYNETLPIQEVDISSSGRSIFIAFVMLAHVLFANLHLGGAWVAAGTESIYLKTKKTRYKRLARSITLFNVILFSAGATFAVGGVLFFISLFPTFASEAFHIYWWPLLAEAITFGLEIFFLYTYWFAWDKISNKWHQFLGYAYAVDVFAQTLLINTLASGMLTPGGTAIDWNTSAGLFTMPLSVLSGWWFNATTWILQFHRLAAAVSYFGFLLAMLAMFHYLDRKDKPSKTYWDLVGSYGLSFGLLGLIFQPLLGLIYMSTIFHAQPGAFASIMLANRAWEMVLMVGLLSFLFIASILYLYDRKERILTEVGNERLHRLFKLFIVIASVAGFILVQPYTMDFGVNPLGYMSYKLVALFVLIVIGAIVLVIDLVMLREPTKMEWGNLSSVSRSYALIAGVLGMWIVIVMGFVRESARSPWTIYGIVPVPGGQAYPTPIPVAQIFGVWFIITVMTIAIFWFTSRVTAEHPEEAEKI